Proteins from a genomic interval of Colletes latitarsis isolate SP2378_abdomen chromosome 12, iyColLati1, whole genome shotgun sequence:
- the LOC143349165 gene encoding uncharacterized protein LOC143349165 isoform X1 yields MRKLPLHLPHTHTHTHTHNAQPRVCEYWRFGQVRGYEKESECESFLLALETGTARLRCAEGTFRVHNIYGDGNCMFRAISYILWRNEDEHRYLRSMVVRHIKENWYEYGAFVMAEWSIPERKTYCDYMSTVGTFASELECTVATKIYYMNLSIYREINDKHELKRVFHNLVSPSYETARLLFTGNSDSGHYDVLLLEPVTYLR; encoded by the exons ATgaggaaactgcccctccacctaccacacacacacacacacacacacacacacaatgcACAGCCACGTGTATGTGAGTACTGGCGCTTCGGACAAGTTCGGGGATACGAGAAAGAAAGCGAATGTGAATCTTTCCTTCTCGCTCTCGAAACAG GCACGGCTCGATTAAGGTGTGCTGAGGGCACGTTTCGCGTGCACAACATTTATGGCGATGGGAATTGTATGTTTCGAGCAATCAGCTACATTCTGTGGCGTAACGAAGACGAACACCGATACCTTCGTTCAATG GTCGTTCGACACATTAAAGAGAATTGGTACGAGTACGGAGCGTTCGTGATGGCCGAATGGAGCATACCAGAGCGTAAAACCTATTGCGATTATATGAGTACGGTGGGTACATTTGCCAGCGAACTCGAGTGCACGGTTGCTACGAAAATCTACTACATGAATCTATCGATTTATCGCGAAATCAATGATAAACACGAGCTCAAGCGGGTGTTCCACAATCTCGTGAGCCCTTCATACGAAACTGCAAGGCTCTTATTTACCGGAAACTCGGACAGCGGTCATTATGACGTTCTGCTTCTTGAACCAGTCACTTATCTACGATGA
- the LOC143349164 gene encoding short-chain dehydrogenase/reductase family 16C member 6, giving the protein MFVLKDETLTRNSRTGCPSSTVWLYLTVEFFIGTFLSGILAILAIIKALLPKPPRDLTGDVVVIAGAASFLGKSLAEEFAKDGCFVICVDSDSKLIEKTVSRLTTSYPRSKKVESTILSYECNLLNKDDIRRTARKIKDEIGRVDVLVTCVGTVDQDIFHTASKTLMSHFWTVLAFLPLMLYHKRAHIVGVTPVASSTDAYHSSRAAITSLMESLGQELSNHSSHLMFLAFSPIADHCTLKESKQQVARDIVQAVRTDQNNLSVSWMSRFLYRLSCATYHGITTFMEFIYSQGCDYSV; this is encoded by the exons ATGTTTGTCTTAAAAGACGAAACCCTGACTAGGAACTCTAGAACCGGCTGCCCTTCGTCAACCGTATGGTTGTATCTTACGGTGGAATTTTTCATTGGTACGTTTCTATCCGGCATTCTGGCCATTCTCGCGATCATTAAAGCCCTGCTGCCGAAACCACCTAGAGATCTAACCGGCGATGTAGTAGTG ATAGCTGGTGCAGCGTCATTTCTAGGCAAGTCTCTCGCGGAAGAGTTTGCCAAGGATGGGTGTTTTGTGATCTGCGTGGACAGCGACTCTAAATTGATCGAGAAAACGGTCTCCAGACTAACAACGAGTTATCCCAGGAGCAAGAAAGTTGAATCAACGATATTGTCTTACGAATGCAACTTGCTGAACAAGGATGATATACGAAGAACAGCGCGGAAGATCAAGGACGAGATTGGAAGAGTCGACGTCCTGGTAACCTGTGTCGGTACAGTGGACCAGGATATTTTTCACACGGCCAGCAAGACCTTGATGAGTCATTTCTGG ACGGTTTTAGCATTTTTACCATTGATGCTATACCACAAACGAGCACACATTGTCGGTGTGACACCAGTAGCATCGAGTACCGATGCGTATCACAGTTCAAGGGCAGCGATAACTA GTCTTATGGAGAGCTTGGGCCAAGAGTTGAGTAATCACAGTAGCCACCTAATGTTCCTGGCATTCTCGCCAATCGCAGACCACTG TACACTGAAAGAGAGCAAGCAACAGGTAGCGAGAGACATCGTGCAAGCAGTCAGAACAGACCAAAACAACTTGAGCGTCAGTTGGATGTCCAGGTTTCTATATCGCCTAAG TTGCGCTACGTACCACGGAATAACAACGTTCATGGAGTTTATTTACTCGCAAGGATGCGATTATTCAGTATAA
- the Nkain gene encoding sodium/potassium-transporting ATPase subunit beta-1-interacting protein isoform X4, with the protein MGICNRRHFLLTICVLQLITTIERQVFDFLGFMWAPILVNFFNIIFVILGFFGAFQYRPKYIISYCVWNILWLGWNIFMICFYLNVGLLDKNSDILNLGTGSFSWWHVNGPGCKAVYDVTEPELFRPARPTNVTDCVLDYEVVEILHASIQCILGFIAIVGGICLSKVFLEEDDSFDFIGGFDPPFCAS; encoded by the exons ATGGGAATTTGTAATCGAAGGCACTTCTTGTTGACAATATGCGTCTTGCAACTC ATCACTACCATAGAGCGCCAAGTTTTCGACTTTCTGGGCTTTATGTGGGCACCGATACTGGTCAATTTCTTCAATATTATATTCGTGATCTTAGGATTCTTTGGAGCCTTTCAATATAGacctaaatatattatatcg TATTGTGTATGGAATATACTATGGTTAGGGTGGAATATATTCATGATATGTTTCTACCTGAATGTGGGTCTACTGGATAAA AATAGTGATATTTTAAACCTTGGTACCGGCAGTTTTTCCTGGTGGCACGTGAACGGACCAGGCTGTAAAGCTGTTTATGACGTTACCGAGCCTGAATTATTCAGACCTGCACGACCTACAAACGTAACAGACTGTGTGCTAGATTACGAAGTAGTTGAAATTTTACACGCATCTATACAATGTATTTTAGGT TTTATTGCGATTGTTGGGGGTATTTGTCTCAGTAAGGTTTTCCTAGAAGAAGATGATAGCT TTGATTTCATTGGTGGATTTGATCCTCCATTTTG TGCAAGCTAA
- the Nkain gene encoding sodium/potassium-transporting ATPase subunit beta-1-interacting protein isoform X2 codes for MGICNRRHFLLTICVLQLITTIERQVFDFLGFMWAPILVNFFNIIFVILGFFGAFQYRPKYIISYCVWNILWLGWNIFMICFYLNVGLLDKNSDILNLGTGSFSWWHVNGPGCKAVYDVTEPELFRPARPTNVTDCVLDYEVVEILHASIQCILGFIAIVGGICLSKVFLEEDDSFDFVGGDDFGLAGHTPLHPMYVSYSALPSPAYPHKNSNQNYPAGTASSQQSVSHDTSFPKYHEKQCNSSGRSKNSFRNDTIRTNRSNVSNRDLKYVDYSNDYSNPLDHLQRPVSPYDEYDSLDSAAKLKYQKNKLYYPQSSKYSPVASSRIKSRPVAAKQTKASNKPRVFTDHVREQPLRSFYSDPRLAVENQQNTSDQEQPSRSQRDSRPLSLYASNF; via the exons ATGGGAATTTGTAATCGAAGGCACTTCTTGTTGACAATATGCGTCTTGCAACTC ATCACTACCATAGAGCGCCAAGTTTTCGACTTTCTGGGCTTTATGTGGGCACCGATACTGGTCAATTTCTTCAATATTATATTCGTGATCTTAGGATTCTTTGGAGCCTTTCAATATAGacctaaatatattatatcg TATTGTGTATGGAATATACTATGGTTAGGGTGGAATATATTCATGATATGTTTCTACCTGAATGTGGGTCTACTGGATAAA AATAGTGATATTTTAAACCTTGGTACCGGCAGTTTTTCCTGGTGGCACGTGAACGGACCAGGCTGTAAAGCTGTTTATGACGTTACCGAGCCTGAATTATTCAGACCTGCACGACCTACAAACGTAACAGACTGTGTGCTAGATTACGAAGTAGTTGAAATTTTACACGCATCTATACAATGTATTTTAGGT TTTATTGCGATTGTTGGGGGTATTTGTCTCAGTAAGGTTTTCCTAGAAGAAGATGATAGCT TTGACTTTGTTGGAGGTGATGACTTTGGGTTGGCAGGCCACACACCGTTACATCCTATGTACGTTAGCTACTCGGCTCTTCCGTCACCTGCCTACCCTCACAAAAATTCCAATCAAAATTACCCCGCAGGCACTGCCAGCTCCCAACAATCCGTTTCTCATGATACCAGCTTTCCAAAATATCATGAAAAACAATGCAATAGCTCGGGACGAAGTAAAAATAGTTTTAGAAATGACACCATCAGAACCAATAGGAGCAACGTGTCTAATCGCGATTTGAAATACGTAGATTATTCGAACGATTACTCGAATCCGTTGGATCATTTGCAGAGGCCAGTGTCTCCTTACGATGAGTACGATTCGTTGGACAGTGCTGCTAAATTGAAGTATCAAAAGAACAAATTGTATTATCCGCAATCGTCAAAATACAGTCCCGTCGCGTCGTCGCGTATTAAATCTCGTCCTGTCGCTGCGAAGCAAACTAAAGCCTCCAATAAGCCCAGAGTTTTTACAGATCACGTTCGTGAACAGCCATTGAGATCGTTTTATTCCGATCCTAGATTGGCGGTTGAAAACCAACAAAACACAAGCGACCAAGAACAACCGAGTAGGTCTCAAAGAGACAGCAGACCCCTCTCGTTATATGCCAGTAATTTTTAG
- the Nkain gene encoding sodium/potassium-transporting ATPase subunit beta-1-interacting protein isoform X1, whose translation MGICNRRHFLLTICVLQLITTIERQVFDFLGFMWAPILVNFFNIIFVILGFFGAFQYRPKYIISYCVWNILWLGWNIFMICFYLNVGLLDKNSDILNLGTGSFSWWHVNGPGCKAVYDVTEPELFRPARPTNVTDCVLDYEVVEILHASIQCILGFIAIVGGICLSKVFLEEDDSLQAKRKKKQPRPLYSIEYSQPEASVHDDSVSPKPMTPRRVKRRSVISRDGTRRSSRRSSVRQSRRKNPVNRIMDHQENLYANTTPSNLTNQNVNSLSQGTLNYDRISMTWDRDRNSNWQPEAVNMAVSSPTLWNQESSNNYSNTSNYTNQNYPNWDATSSTRNLADNWQPSELSPMQWQGQSNPTFQQTSTQSLNGEDLDDLYNNRPASARSSYSNYHGVRATPQVPNRTDVVRQSQRQFVLSGPPAYQDTVI comes from the exons ATGGGAATTTGTAATCGAAGGCACTTCTTGTTGACAATATGCGTCTTGCAACTC ATCACTACCATAGAGCGCCAAGTTTTCGACTTTCTGGGCTTTATGTGGGCACCGATACTGGTCAATTTCTTCAATATTATATTCGTGATCTTAGGATTCTTTGGAGCCTTTCAATATAGacctaaatatattatatcg TATTGTGTATGGAATATACTATGGTTAGGGTGGAATATATTCATGATATGTTTCTACCTGAATGTGGGTCTACTGGATAAA AATAGTGATATTTTAAACCTTGGTACCGGCAGTTTTTCCTGGTGGCACGTGAACGGACCAGGCTGTAAAGCTGTTTATGACGTTACCGAGCCTGAATTATTCAGACCTGCACGACCTACAAACGTAACAGACTGTGTGCTAGATTACGAAGTAGTTGAAATTTTACACGCATCTATACAATGTATTTTAGGT TTTATTGCGATTGTTGGGGGTATTTGTCTCAGTAAGGTTTTCCTAGAAGAAGATGATAGCT TGCAAGCTAAACGGAAGAAAAAACAGCCGAGACCGTTGTACAGCATCGAGTACTCTCAGCCAGAGGCCTCTGTGCACGACGACAGCGTCTCACCCAAGCCGATGACACCTCGCAGAGTGAAACGCAGGTCGGTGATCTCTCGAGATGGAACGCGAAGGTCCAGCCGCAGGAGCTCGGTGAGGCAATCGCGCAGGAAGAATCCTGTGAATCGTATAATGGACCACCAGGAGAACCTTTATGCCAACACGACACCTAGTAATCTTACCAACCAGAACGTTAACTCGCTGTCCCAAGGTACGCTCAACTACGACAGGATATCGATGACTTGGGATAGAGACAGAAACTCTAATTGGCAGCCAGAGGCTGTGAACATGGCCGTGTCTTCTCCTACCCTGTGGAACCAAGAGTCCAGTAACAACTACTCCAACACCAGTAATTACACTAACCAGAACTACCCAAATTGGGATGCAACTAGTTCTACTAGGAATCTCGCCGATAATTGGCAGCCTAGCGAGTTGAGCCCTATGCAGTGGCAGGGCCAGAGCAACCCGACTTTTCAGCAGACAAGCACGCAGAGCCTGAACGGCGAGGACCTGGACGATCTTTACAACAATCGGCCAGCCAGCGCCAGGTCCAGCTACAGTAACTATCACGGCGTGAGGGCAACACCCCAGGTACCCAATAGAACCGACGTTGTCAGACAAAGCCAGAGGCAGTTTGTTCTCAGTGGACCGCCTGCTTATCAGGACACGGTGATTTGA
- the LOC143349165 gene encoding uncharacterized protein LOC143349165 isoform X2 yields the protein MRKLPLHLPHTHTHTHTHNAQPRVCTARLRCAEGTFRVHNIYGDGNCMFRAISYILWRNEDEHRYLRSMVVRHIKENWYEYGAFVMAEWSIPERKTYCDYMSTVGTFASELECTVATKIYYMNLSIYREINDKHELKRVFHNLVSPSYETARLLFTGNSDSGHYDVLLLEPVTYLR from the exons ATgaggaaactgcccctccacctaccacacacacacacacacacacacacacacaatgcACAGCCACGTGTAT GCACGGCTCGATTAAGGTGTGCTGAGGGCACGTTTCGCGTGCACAACATTTATGGCGATGGGAATTGTATGTTTCGAGCAATCAGCTACATTCTGTGGCGTAACGAAGACGAACACCGATACCTTCGTTCAATG GTCGTTCGACACATTAAAGAGAATTGGTACGAGTACGGAGCGTTCGTGATGGCCGAATGGAGCATACCAGAGCGTAAAACCTATTGCGATTATATGAGTACGGTGGGTACATTTGCCAGCGAACTCGAGTGCACGGTTGCTACGAAAATCTACTACATGAATCTATCGATTTATCGCGAAATCAATGATAAACACGAGCTCAAGCGGGTGTTCCACAATCTCGTGAGCCCTTCATACGAAACTGCAAGGCTCTTATTTACCGGAAACTCGGACAGCGGTCATTATGACGTTCTGCTTCTTGAACCAGTCACTTATCTACGATGA
- the Nkain gene encoding sodium/potassium-transporting ATPase subunit beta-1-interacting protein isoform X3: MGICNRRHFLLTICVLQLITTIERQVFDFLGFMWAPILVNFFNIIFVILGFFGAFQYRPKYIISYCVWNILWLGWNIFMICFYLNVGLLDKNSDILNLGTGSFSWWHVNGPGCKAVYDVTEPELFRPARPTNVTDCVLDYEVVEILHASIQCILGFIAIVGGICLSKVFLEEDDSFDFVGGDDFGLAGHTPLHPIAS; the protein is encoded by the exons ATGGGAATTTGTAATCGAAGGCACTTCTTGTTGACAATATGCGTCTTGCAACTC ATCACTACCATAGAGCGCCAAGTTTTCGACTTTCTGGGCTTTATGTGGGCACCGATACTGGTCAATTTCTTCAATATTATATTCGTGATCTTAGGATTCTTTGGAGCCTTTCAATATAGacctaaatatattatatcg TATTGTGTATGGAATATACTATGGTTAGGGTGGAATATATTCATGATATGTTTCTACCTGAATGTGGGTCTACTGGATAAA AATAGTGATATTTTAAACCTTGGTACCGGCAGTTTTTCCTGGTGGCACGTGAACGGACCAGGCTGTAAAGCTGTTTATGACGTTACCGAGCCTGAATTATTCAGACCTGCACGACCTACAAACGTAACAGACTGTGTGCTAGATTACGAAGTAGTTGAAATTTTACACGCATCTATACAATGTATTTTAGGT TTTATTGCGATTGTTGGGGGTATTTGTCTCAGTAAGGTTTTCCTAGAAGAAGATGATAGCT TTGACTTTGTTGGAGGTGATGACTTTGGGTTGGCAGGCCACACACCGTTACATCCTAT TGCAAGCTAA